The Flexivirga oryzae genome has a segment encoding these proteins:
- a CDS encoding polynucleotide kinase-phosphatase, giving the protein MTESTTEARQLSVPAMGMIVLIGVSGSGKSTFAARHFRPTEVLSSDFCRGLVADDENDQAATPDAFDVLHYIAGTRLRRGLLTVVDATNVQQSSRAELVKLARSHDVLVDAIVLDLPEATAVQRNEMRPDRSFGKHVVTRQHRDLKRSLRRLRKEGFRRVHVLHGQQEVDAVEIVRERPWNDRTDLHGPFDIIGDVHGCVAELRTLLGELGWQLRYDDAGRAVDAIHPEGRQALFVGDLVDRGPDTPGVLRLVMGMTASGNALSVSGNHEAKLVRALRRAKVTVSHGLAESLEQLSQQPDEFQADALEFMDGLISHYVLDSGKLVIAHAGLKESYHGRSSGRVRAFALYGDTTGETDEYGLPVRYPWATDYRGKAMVVYGHTPVPTAEWVNNTICLDTGAVFGGALTALRYPEREIVSTPAEQQWYEPARPLVAPGSERESSVLRIGDVAGTRWLEGIHAGMVKIPEENAAAALEVMSRFAVDPRWLIYLPPTMSPVATSTLDGYLEHPEQAFEEYAAWGVTRVVCEEKHMGSRAIAVVAHDADAAERRFGIDDGTSGAIYTRTGRSFFDEPSGLVDRLQDAVRPLFEELDTDWLALDCELLPWSAKALGLIKEQYASVGAAALGALPDVLSVLGKAHERGLDVTVLIDDSQRRLEHARAFRDAYTAYIRPTDGLDGVTLAPFQILAAEGRALALAEPHDWHLAHLSRLRDELITPTRHRFVDLSSREERDAATQWWLDLTAAGGEGMVVKPAHLTASNVQPGLKVRGREYLRIIYGPDYTDSLDVLRGRHLGKKRNLARREHGLGLDALQAFVEREPLWKVHQSVFAVLALESEPVDPRL; this is encoded by the coding sequence ATGACTGAATCCACCACTGAGGCAAGGCAGCTCAGCGTCCCGGCGATGGGCATGATCGTCCTGATCGGTGTCTCCGGCAGCGGCAAGTCGACCTTCGCGGCGCGGCACTTTCGGCCCACGGAGGTGCTCTCCAGCGACTTCTGTCGCGGGCTGGTCGCCGACGACGAGAACGACCAGGCGGCGACCCCTGACGCGTTCGACGTGCTGCACTACATCGCGGGCACCCGGCTGCGACGCGGGCTGCTCACCGTCGTCGACGCGACCAACGTGCAGCAGTCCTCCCGCGCGGAGCTGGTCAAGCTCGCGCGCAGCCACGACGTGCTCGTGGATGCGATCGTGCTCGATCTACCCGAAGCAACCGCGGTGCAGCGCAACGAGATGCGACCCGACCGGAGCTTCGGCAAGCACGTCGTGACCCGGCAGCACCGCGACCTGAAACGATCGCTGCGCCGGCTGCGGAAGGAAGGGTTCCGACGCGTGCACGTGCTGCACGGGCAGCAGGAGGTCGACGCGGTCGAGATCGTCCGGGAGCGGCCCTGGAACGACCGCACCGACCTGCACGGACCGTTCGACATCATCGGCGACGTTCACGGGTGCGTCGCCGAATTGCGCACCCTGCTGGGCGAACTCGGCTGGCAACTGCGGTATGACGACGCCGGGCGCGCCGTGGACGCCATACACCCCGAAGGACGCCAGGCGTTGTTCGTCGGCGACCTGGTCGACCGCGGCCCGGACACGCCGGGCGTCCTGCGGCTCGTCATGGGTATGACCGCGTCCGGCAACGCGCTCAGCGTCTCCGGCAACCACGAAGCCAAACTCGTGCGAGCGCTGCGGCGCGCCAAGGTCACCGTGTCGCACGGCCTCGCCGAGTCGCTCGAGCAGCTCTCGCAGCAACCCGATGAATTCCAAGCCGACGCACTGGAGTTCATGGACGGCCTGATCAGTCACTACGTGCTCGACAGCGGCAAGCTGGTGATCGCGCACGCCGGCCTGAAGGAGAGCTACCACGGGCGGTCCTCCGGGCGCGTGCGTGCCTTCGCGCTGTACGGCGACACCACCGGCGAGACCGACGAATACGGCCTGCCGGTGCGCTACCCCTGGGCGACCGACTACCGCGGCAAGGCCATGGTGGTCTACGGCCACACGCCGGTGCCGACCGCGGAATGGGTCAACAACACCATCTGCCTGGACACCGGTGCGGTCTTCGGCGGTGCGCTCACCGCACTGCGCTATCCGGAACGGGAGATCGTGTCGACCCCGGCGGAACAGCAGTGGTACGAACCGGCGCGCCCTCTCGTCGCCCCGGGCTCCGAGCGCGAGTCGTCGGTGCTGCGGATCGGGGATGTCGCCGGAACCCGGTGGCTGGAAGGCATCCACGCCGGCATGGTGAAGATCCCCGAGGAGAACGCCGCGGCCGCGCTGGAGGTCATGAGCCGGTTCGCCGTCGACCCGCGCTGGCTGATCTACCTGCCGCCGACCATGTCACCGGTCGCGACCTCGACGCTCGACGGCTACCTGGAGCACCCGGAGCAGGCGTTCGAGGAGTATGCCGCCTGGGGTGTCACGCGTGTCGTGTGCGAGGAGAAGCACATGGGCTCACGCGCGATCGCAGTGGTCGCACATGACGCCGACGCTGCCGAGCGGCGGTTCGGCATCGATGACGGTACGTCGGGGGCGATCTACACGCGCACCGGACGCTCGTTCTTCGACGAGCCGAGCGGCCTCGTGGACCGGCTGCAGGACGCGGTCCGGCCGCTGTTCGAGGAGTTGGACACCGACTGGCTGGCACTCGACTGCGAACTGCTGCCCTGGTCGGCCAAGGCGCTCGGGCTGATCAAGGAGCAGTACGCATCGGTGGGCGCCGCGGCGCTCGGTGCGCTGCCGGACGTGCTGTCGGTGCTCGGGAAAGCGCACGAGCGTGGGCTGGATGTGACTGTGCTGATTGATGATTCGCAGCGGCGTCTCGAGCACGCGCGGGCGTTCCGCGACGCCTACACGGCATACATCCGGCCGACCGACGGGCTGGACGGCGTCACGCTGGCGCCGTTCCAGATCCTGGCCGCCGAGGGCCGCGCACTCGCGCTCGCCGAGCCGCACGACTGGCACTTGGCCCACCTGTCCCGGCTCCGCGATGAGCTGATCACGCCAACCCGGCACCGGTTCGTCGACCTCTCCTCGCGCGAGGAGAGGGACGCCGCCACGCAGTGGTGGCTGGACCTGACCGCCGCCGGTGGAGAGGGCATGGTCGTGAAGCCGGCGCACCTCACGGCCAGCAACGTCCAGCCGGGGTTGAAGGTGCGCGGGCGCGAATACCTGCGCATCATCTACGGTCCCGACTACACCGACTCCCTCGACGTGCTGCGGGGACGGCACCTGGGTAAGAAGCGCAACCTGGCGCGTCGCGAGCACGGGCTCGGACTCGACGCGTTGCAGGCATTCGTCGAGCGCGAGCCGCTGTGGAAGGTTCACCAGTCGGTCTTCGCCGTGCTGGCTCTGGAGTCGGAGCCCGTCGACCCGCGGCTGTGA
- a CDS encoding DUF1416 domain-containing protein: MQSCADAGSSLPDGAALPGQTVLQGSVTTDGAPVSGAYVRLLDAGDEFVAEVVTPDTGDFRFFVAPGAWTLSALHRSGKARTTLQIDQPGTVDAALSLA; the protein is encoded by the coding sequence GTGCAGAGTTGTGCGGATGCCGGGTCCTCGCTGCCGGACGGTGCCGCCCTCCCGGGTCAGACCGTGCTGCAGGGTTCGGTGACCACCGACGGCGCACCGGTCTCGGGCGCGTACGTCCGGTTGCTCGACGCCGGCGACGAGTTCGTCGCCGAGGTGGTCACCCCGGACACCGGCGACTTCCGCTTCTTCGTCGCCCCGGGCGCCTGGACCCTGTCCGCGCTGCACCGCAGCGGCAAGGCCCGCACGACACTGCAGATCGATCAGCCGGGCACCGTCGACGCGGCGCTGTCACTCGCCTGA
- a CDS encoding sulfurtransferase, with translation MSRADVLVSAEWAEQNLNAPGVVFVEVDEDVSAYDKGHIPGAVKLDWRLDLQDPVRRDFVNKEQFEKLLSSRGIAGDDTVILYGGNNNWFAAYAYWYFKVYGHRSVKLLDGGRKKWELDGRTLDAETVTRDATTYQATEQDRSIRAFRDDVVAAIGAQNLVDVRSPDEFSGKLFAPAHLPQEQPYVAGHVPGATNVPWSKAANEDGTFKSDAELQELYGDLDDAKDTIAYCRIGERSSHTWFVLRELLGLKNVRNYDGSWTEYGSLVGVPVEREV, from the coding sequence ATGAGTCGCGCTGACGTCCTCGTCTCGGCAGAGTGGGCCGAGCAGAATCTCAACGCCCCAGGAGTCGTGTTCGTCGAGGTCGACGAGGACGTCTCGGCATACGACAAGGGGCACATCCCCGGCGCGGTCAAACTCGACTGGCGGCTGGACCTGCAGGACCCGGTCCGGCGCGACTTCGTGAACAAGGAGCAGTTCGAGAAGCTGCTGTCCTCGCGCGGCATCGCGGGCGACGACACGGTGATCCTCTACGGCGGCAACAACAACTGGTTCGCGGCGTACGCCTACTGGTACTTCAAGGTCTACGGCCACCGGTCCGTCAAGCTGCTCGACGGCGGGCGCAAGAAGTGGGAGCTGGACGGGCGGACCCTGGACGCCGAGACCGTCACCCGCGACGCCACCACCTACCAGGCCACCGAGCAGGACCGCTCGATCCGCGCGTTCCGCGACGACGTGGTCGCCGCCATCGGCGCCCAGAACCTGGTCGACGTCCGCTCCCCCGACGAGTTCTCCGGCAAGCTGTTCGCCCCCGCGCACCTGCCGCAGGAGCAGCCGTATGTCGCCGGCCACGTGCCCGGTGCGACCAACGTGCCGTGGAGCAAGGCCGCCAACGAGGACGGCACGTTCAAGTCCGACGCCGAGCTCCAGGAGCTGTACGGCGACCTGGACGACGCCAAGGACACCATCGCGTACTGCCGTATCGGCGAGCGTTCCAGCCACACGTGGTTCGTGCTGCGCGAGCTGCTCGGTCTGAAGAACGTGCGGAACTACGACGGCTCGTGGACCGAATACGGCTCGCTGGTGGGCGTGCCGGTCGAGCGGGAGGTCTGA
- a CDS encoding cysteine desulfurase-like protein: MGEPVEVAEPVEVPVELAELVEVAEPVEVAELVEVPVELAEPVCDPAEAHSRGIFERLGMEQTATQRYDVTAVREQFPSLRSGRAHFDAPGGTQTPEPVARAVYDALAAPLSNRGRRTQAERNADDLVRGARAAMGDLLGVDAGTVAFGRSATALTFAMSRTLAQGWRSGDEIILSRLDHDANVGPWLLAAQRSGVDVKWADFDPATGELDLATIADQLSGRTRLVALTGASNLIGTQPDIAAVAGAAHRTPALVYVDGVHHTAHSFVDVPALGADLYVCSPYKFLGPHCGVLTGRADLLRELTPDKLRPSTDETPERFELGTLPYELLAGVTAAVDFLADLVPGTGARRDRLRTSLGVLEEHEDTLRKRVEDGLALLPQVTVHSRAARRTPTLFMTFADRPAEQVSDYLETDGIDAPAGTFYAYEPARRLGVDSGLRIGLAPYSTQDDIDRFITSLGNCLRGADL, from the coding sequence GTGGGCGAGCCTGTCGAGGTGGCCGAGCCTGTCGAGGTCCCGGTGGAGTTGGCCGAGCTTGTCGAGGTGGCCGAGCCTGTCGAGGTGGCCGAGCTTGTCGAGGTCCCGGTGGAGTTGGCCGAGCCTGTCTGCGATCCTGCAGAGGCACACTCGCGCGGCATCTTCGAAAGGCTTGGCATGGAGCAGACGGCGACCCAGCGGTATGACGTGACGGCGGTGCGCGAGCAGTTCCCCTCGTTACGCAGCGGGCGCGCCCACTTCGACGCACCCGGCGGCACCCAGACACCCGAGCCCGTCGCGCGTGCGGTGTATGACGCCCTCGCCGCGCCGCTGTCCAACCGGGGCCGGCGCACCCAGGCCGAGCGCAACGCCGACGACCTCGTTCGAGGCGCCCGCGCCGCAATGGGTGACCTGCTCGGCGTCGACGCGGGCACCGTGGCGTTCGGCCGCAGTGCCACCGCGCTGACCTTCGCGATGTCCCGCACGCTCGCCCAGGGGTGGCGGTCCGGCGACGAGATCATCCTCAGCCGACTCGACCACGACGCGAACGTCGGGCCGTGGCTGCTCGCCGCGCAGCGGTCCGGTGTGGACGTCAAGTGGGCCGACTTCGACCCGGCGACCGGTGAACTGGATCTCGCGACCATCGCCGATCAGCTGTCGGGCCGGACCCGGCTGGTCGCGCTCACGGGTGCCTCCAATCTCATCGGAACCCAACCGGACATCGCCGCGGTGGCGGGGGCGGCCCACCGCACCCCGGCACTGGTCTACGTCGACGGCGTGCACCACACCGCGCACAGCTTCGTCGACGTGCCGGCGCTCGGGGCGGACCTCTACGTCTGCTCGCCGTACAAGTTCCTCGGACCGCACTGCGGTGTGCTGACCGGCCGGGCCGACCTGCTGCGCGAGCTCACCCCCGACAAGCTGCGGCCGTCCACCGACGAGACTCCCGAACGCTTCGAACTGGGCACTCTCCCGTACGAATTGCTCGCCGGGGTCACCGCGGCGGTCGACTTCCTCGCCGACCTGGTGCCGGGCACCGGTGCCCGGCGCGACCGGCTGCGGACGTCGCTGGGTGTGCTCGAGGAGCACGAGGACACCCTGCGCAAGCGGGTGGAGGACGGCCTGGCGCTGCTGCCCCAAGTGACGGTCCACTCCCGCGCCGCGCGGCGGACCCCGACGCTCTTCATGACCTTCGCCGACCGCCCGGCGGAGCAGGTGTCGGACTACCTGGAGACGGACGGGATCGACGCGCCGGCGGGCACGTTCTACGCCTACGAACCGGCTCGCCGCCTCGGCGTGGACAGCGGCCTGCGGATCGGGCTGGCGCCATACAGCACGCAGGACGACATCGACCGGTTCATCACCTCGTTGGGCAACTGCCTGCGCGGCGCCGACCTGTAA
- a CDS encoding SRPBCC family protein, protein MADKNEVPDLVESVEIDAPLDVVWRLVQDLRRMPEWSPQVESTRLKDEAAGLGQGARFTNANRQGELAWKTHGTVVRFAPEHELAFRIEENWAIWSFRLERTDRDTTVLTQRREAPDGISDLSRELTDAYLGGQETFTETLRDGMRQTLAAISAAAVAGD, encoded by the coding sequence GTGGCGGACAAGAATGAGGTGCCCGACCTCGTCGAGAGCGTCGAGATCGACGCGCCCCTCGACGTCGTCTGGCGTCTGGTGCAGGACCTGCGTCGGATGCCCGAATGGAGTCCGCAGGTCGAGTCGACCCGGCTCAAGGACGAAGCCGCCGGCCTCGGGCAAGGAGCGCGGTTCACGAACGCCAACCGGCAGGGTGAACTCGCCTGGAAGACCCACGGCACCGTGGTCCGGTTCGCGCCGGAGCACGAGCTCGCCTTCCGGATCGAGGAGAACTGGGCGATCTGGTCCTTCCGCCTGGAGCGCACCGATCGCGACACGACCGTGCTCACCCAGCGACGCGAGGCACCCGACGGCATCTCGGACCTGTCGCGTGAGCTGACCGACGCCTACCTGGGTGGCCAGGAGACGTTCACCGAGACGCTGCGGGACGGCATGCGGCAGACGTTGGCAGCCAT